The genome window TGTGTCCTGACTATCTGCTCCTTGACTTCACCCATCCTTCCGCTGGCGTCTTGCAGGAGGTCCGCTATGTTGGTGAGGTAGTTGATGGTTTCTCTCAGTGTCCCAGCACTTTCTCCGACAACGTTGACTCCCGTCTCGGTGCTTGTCACCGCGTCGTGTATTTCGGTGGTTATCTGGTCGATGATATTTTTGATATTGTCTGCCGCGCTCTTGCTCTCCTCCGCGAGCTTCCTTATCTCCTGGGCGACGACAGCGAACCCCCTTCCGGCCTCTCCAGCACGGGCAGCCTCAATGGCCGCGTTCAAAGCAAGGAGATTTGTCTGCTCTGCTATGTTGGTGATGACGTTGGTTATCTCTTCGATGCTCCTGCTCATCTCCGCAACCTTGGTTACAGCACCCTCTATCTTGTTCATCGTCTCCTGGATGCTTTCTATTTGTCTGACTGAGGTCTCACCCTTCTCTCTACCCTCGTTTGCGATGCTTACGACCTCACCTACAGCCTCCTCAAACTCGCCCATCGCCCTGACGCTCTCGGCACTGCTTTCAGCAACGAAGCGCATTCCTTCGGTTATCTCGTTGATGTTCTCCTGTTGCCTCTGAGCCTCTACGCTCACCTGTTGCACCGCCTCGTTCACCTGGTTGATGGCTTCCGTAACGTCGGTTGAAATCTGGGTAAGAACGTTGGCCCTCTTCTCAAGCTCGTCCGTGACGTGAACTACTTCAGCGATGAGACCCTTGAGCTTGTGTGTCGTGTCGCGGAGGTCTTCTAAGATGTCCCTAAGTTCTCCCCTTGCCTCGATGCTCAGACCGTTGCTGAGGTCTCCCTCCGAGAGACGCTCTAATTTTGAGGCGATGGTGTCAAGGGTTCCAACCAAGTCTTTTCCAACAGCCTCGAAGGCTTTTATGAGCGCTCCGATCTCGTCGTCCTCTATGTAGTGAATTCTCTTGAGTCTCTCGTTGACCTCGCTCAGCCTTCCCTCCGCGAGGGCCTGAGCAACGTCCCTCAGCTGTTCAAGCGGTTTCAGCGAGCTGTCAACTAGCTTGTAAGTTATGAAGACCATTATCAGTGCTATTATGGAAAGGATCGTGGTTATGAGTATTGCCGACTCTGTCATTGTGTTCTTCGTGTTATTTACAACTTCTATAGTGCCCTTGCTTATCTCGGATAGGGGGACCTTGGAGAAGACGTACCAGCCGGTGCTCGGTATCTTCGTTCCGGCCGCAACCGCTGTTACACCATTCCATGTATATGTCACGACTGCATGATCCTGACCGCTCTTTATGATATTTGCTATGGGTTTGAGGGATGGCTCTTTGAAGACGTTGAGTTTCATTATGTAGTCATGGTTCGGGTGCATGTATACTAATCCGTTCTGACCGACAACGAAGGCATAGCCGGTGTCTCCAATTTTGACGTTGTCTATCATCTTGGTCAGTTCATCGATGAAAACGTCGAGACCGATGACACCTACGAGCTTCCCGTTGTAGTATACGGGCATGGAGAATGTAACCACCCACTTTCCGGTTGATGCGTCCTTATAAGGTTCGCTCCAGACCGGGCTGTTCTTCGCAAGGGCATCCTTATACCACGGTCTCACGCGCGGGTCATATCCCTGTGGAAGCTTAACTTTGGGGTAAATGAACATGTTGCCGTTGACGTCGCCGAAGTACACCGCGCTGAGCTTGGGCTGGGCCTCGGCTATCACCTTGAGGTGCTCAAGGAGTATGGGTCTGAGCTTATCAGCGTAGCCCGGGGCCCCGAAGTTAACCCCCTCATCCTTCAGTTCGTTCAGGGAAATCACCGTCAGCTCGGCCGTTGCCCTACCAAGCATCTCCACGGACTGGAAGAACCCCTCGAACTGATCTGCTATCCCCTGAGACTTTGCTGTAACCACTTCCTTGGCCTGCTCCCCGACGACGGGCTGCATCTTTTTCCCTATGGCGTTCGCCATGTGATTCCCTGCGTAGAGCATCATCCCCGCCGCTATTGCCGTAACGAGCAGCAGGGCAACCACCATAATGCCAAGTACCTTCTTTCTAAACTCCATACACCCGGCACCTCTCAGTACGTCTTTTCCAGCACTTTTCCATTCGATACCTTCCGCGTTTTGACTTTACCCGTTGAGAGGTCAAGGTAAATCGTCCTTCCTCCCTGCCCTCCTGTGTCCTCAGCCACGAGCCTGATTCCAAGCTTTTTTAGTTCCATTTTGGCCACCTCGACATTCCTTTTACCTATCATGAGCTTCTCGTTGCTGACGTTGGTGAACATGTGTGCACCTCCGAAGAGCTTTGCCTCTGTCCTCCGGGGGTTGCCTCCGAGCTTTTGAATATCCTTTATCAGCAGTTGCAGGCCTGTGTCCACGTACTTGGCTGGGTTGCCCTTGTTGCCGTAGTATGAAGCCTCCGGAAGGAGGGCATGGAGTAGGCCTCCAACCTTGCTGATGCGGTCGTAGAGGGTTATGCCTACGCAGCTGCCCAGTCCGTAGGTGCTTATTATCCCGACCTTTTTTCCTACTGCGTAGTCGCCGATCCCCACTTTTATCTCCTGCAACGCTCAACCCTCTCCGGCTTCTTCGTTCATTTGGGCTTTTTCCTCCGCCGCAGGCTCTTCCTCCGGGGCACTTCCTCCGCCCTTATCACCTCCTTCGGGGACAGCCTCTTCAGTTTCCTTAACCTGAGCTTCGAGCTTTCCAACCAGCTTATCAAAGGCGTCCTTCGTCGGCACAAGGTAGAACAGGCTCTCAACGCCGGTGTTCTCCTGATAGAAGCGCGTCTTGAACAGTATAACATCTTCCACGTCCCTTAGATCTGGTCTTGAAAGCTCCTTCTCCACGTCGTAGAGACCTTCAGCGGGCTTAGGGGGACTCAGCGAGACAGGTTCCTCTATCAGCTTCGCTAGTATGTCCGTGTACACTGAAATCAGGATGTTGCCTATCTCCATTATCGCCGAGCGTCCCATCTCGTCTATTCCTTCATCCCCCGGATCCATTCCAATCAAAAGTGAGACTAGGGACTTCGCGCTCTCCTTGGGGAACTGGAGTATGGTTAAGCCTCCAAGCCCCTCGGTTATGTCGAATATCACAACAAAGCTGTTGCTTATGCCCTTTGAGGCGAGGGCCGCGAGGAACTGCGCCCTGGGAACCACCTGCACCTCGGGGGGTTCCATCTCCATCTCTCCTATCATGTTGGAGAGAGCCGTTAGCGCGTGGCTCATCGCTATGTTGGACGCCTCGCGGAAGATGTCCTGATACCAGTCCGAAAACCAGCTCTTGTGGCTCATACAAATCCCCCCAGCAGGGTCTCAACTATCCTCTTCATGGACTCTAGGTTGGGAAGTATCATGAAGTGCTCCTTGAACTCCACAGACTCCATCGTTATTTGAGTCCTAAGGAGGATGGTGTAGTCGCAGTGCTGACCGATGTCGGCGAGCGCGAAGTCGAGTATGGCGGGAGTGAAGTCTATTGCGAGATCCGGTGGCGTCTGTTCTATCTCCGCCCCAAGGAACTCGCTGAGTGCGTTGGCGAAGGCCGAGATGAGGATGTTTCCGCCCCCCATTATCGCGGACTGCACCATCTCGTTGAACTCAGTCGTGCTTCCCGGGGGCATGCCCATCATCATGTCGAACATCTTGAGTGCGTCACCGAAGTCTATGAAGAAGAAAGCGTGTCCGCTGAAGCCGCCGCTTAGACCTATATACACGGCTATTTTGATGTCCTCCCCGACCTTCTCGGGAACGTTCTTTATCAATGAGACTTCTATCTGGGGGACGGTTATGTTTACTGTCAATCCGGTCATCTGGCTGAGCGTGTCGGCGGCTCTGGAGGCCCCTATATTGAATGTTTCAACCAGTGCACTCTTTGCGAACTCGTCGAGGTTTTTGATATATCCCTCATAGTCCTCCTCAGATGCCACTCCTACCACCACCGAGCAGTCCGTTTATTTCTATGATGAGAACGACGCTTCCATCTCCGAGTATTGTCGCACCCGCGAAGCCATTGATGTGGGACAGCATTTTGCCGAGGCTCTTGATGACTATGTCCTTTTTGTGAAGAAGCTCATCAACACCTATGGCAATTTTCTGGGCACCCAAATCAATCACTATCGCCGGGAACTCCGGCTTCTCCTCAACAGCGAGTCCAAAGAGTTCGTGGAGCATTACAACAGGGATTATCTCCCCGCGCAGGACTATCACTTCCTTGCCACCGATGCTCTTGAGGTTCTCGCGTTTTATCTCGATGCTCTCGAGGATGTTGTTTATTGGCACCGCGTATATCTCGCCCTGGACTTCGACGAGAAGGGCCTGTATGATAGCCATGCTCACGGGCAACTTGAGCACGAAGGTGCTTCCCTTTCCAACCTCGCTCTTGACGGAGATGGTTCCGTTGAGGCTCTTCACGACGTCCTTTACGACGTCCATTCCGACGCCTCTGCCTGAAACGTCCGTCACCTGCTCCTTCGTGCTGAATCCCGGCAGGAAAATTAGGTTTATCGCCTCCTCGTCGCTCATCTCGGCGGCCTGCTCCGGTGTTATGAGGCCCTTCTCTATGGCCTTGGCCTTTATCTTGTTGGGGTCGATACCCCTTCCGTCGTCCCTGACTATTATCTCAACGTGACTCCTCTCGCGCTTTGCTATGAGTTCGACCCTTCCCACCCTTGGTTTCCCAGTTGCCTCTCTCTCCTTAGGCGGTTCTATCCCATGGTCGATGGCGTTCCTAAGCAGGTGAACGAGGACGTCGCCGAGCTTGTCGAGTATAGTCCTGTCAACCTCTATATCCGCCCCCTCTATTACGAACTCGACCTCCTTGCCCATCTTTCTGGCAAGCTCGCGGACCATGCGTGGGAACTTGTTGAAAACTTCCGCGACGGGCGTGAGGCGCATCTCCATTATCTCGTCTTGGAGTTCCGTGAGGAGCCTGGAGAGCGTTGACAGCGTCTCAAGAAGCTCCCTATCTCCCAGCCTCTCGGCAATCTGCTCAAGGCGGCCCTTCGTGATGACAAGCTCGCCCACGAGGTTCATCAGCCTGTCGAGGTGGGCAACGTCCACCTTGATTATTTTGGAGACCTTGACTTTGGGGGTGGGGATGCCCTTGTTTGACTTCTTGGTTTTTGAAAGCTTCTTCTCAGTTTTGGCCTCCACTTTCTCCTTCTTTTCATTGACCTCAATTGCTTCCCCTTTCTCGACCCTGACGTTCTCAACGTCTGGATGCTTGCGGACGACCTTCTCTATGTCGCCAGGGGAGACACCTGTTTTGAGGAGTACCTTGAAATAGTAGCCGTCGATTAGGTCGCCGTTCTGGATGCCGCTAACCTCTGGAAGGGTTCTCTTTACCATTCCGAGCTTCTCAAGATCCTGGAGAACGAGGTAGGAGCGCACTCCCTTCAATGGGGCGTCCTTCTGGAGGTAAACGGTGACGGTGTAAACGTTTACCTCGTCGCTTTCCTCTCCTTTCTCTTCAACCTTCGGAGGCTCTGGCGAGTATTCCTCGACCTCCGCTTTCTCCACCTCTGGATGCCTCGTTACGACTTCCTTCAGCTTTTCGGAGCTTTCCTCTGTAGCTATGATGAACTCCAGAACGTCAACGTCCGCCTTCCCGTCCTCGATAACCTTTCTCTCAGGTTTTGTGTCGAGTATCTCGCCGAGTTCGTCGAGGTCTGAGAGAATCAGAAACGCCCTAACTCCCCGGAGCTGGGCGTCCTTGTAGAAGTAGACTTTCAGACGATAGACCGGCATGTTCTCCGGGGGTGCCTCTTCAGTGGGCTTCTCGCCGTCTTCCGCTGGTGATTTCTCTTCGGGAGTTTCCTTCTTCTGCTCTCCACCACCTTCGAAGAACTTCTGGGCCTTCTCAAACAGTTCTTCTATGTCGAAGTCTCCCTCGTTTCCCTCCTCCTCGATGTTGTTGACCATGCCTTCTATGACATCTAAGAACTCAAGGAGGACGTCTATAAGCTTGGGAGTGGGTTCCACCTTCCCGCTCCTCACGAGGTCAAAGAGATTCTCCATCTTGTGGGCGACCTTGCTGAGGGTCATAAAACCCATAGTGGCTGCGGTTCCCTTGAGGGTGTGTGCGTCCCTGAAGATCTGGTCTATCATGGTCTTCTTCTCTTCCTCACTTCCACCCTCCTTCACTATCTTCTCGAGGCTGAGGATTGCGTTGCTTAGGCTGTCTATCCTGTCCCTCGCATCGGCAAGAAACTCATCTAGATACTGTGAAAGGTCTTCCACCGGCACCACCCCGGTTAACCTTGTTCACTGCCATCACAACGGTCTCTGCGATTTTACCGAGGGGCACAACGTAGTCAACCATGCCGGTCTCTATGGCTGCCTTTGGCATTCCGAAGATTATTGAGGTTTCTTTGTTTTGAGCTATTGCTATCCCTCCCCTCTTCTTGATGGCCACGATTCCCTGCGCCCCGTCGCGCCCCATGCCAGTCATCACGACGCCAACGGTTCTCCTTCCAAAGGCTTCCGATGCAGTTATCATCATCGGGTCCGCGGCCGGTCGTACCCCGTGCATCTTGGGCTTTTTATTGAGCGTTATGACCGGTTTTCCTGCCCTGAGTTGGACCTCCATGTGATAGTCGCCGGGAGCAACATAGGCCCAGTTCTCTTGTATCGACTCGCCGTCCTCTGCTTCCTTTACGTTTACCTTACTCAGCCCATCAAGCCTCTTGGCAAAGGATCTCGTAAATCCCGGTGGCATGTGTTGGACGAGAAGTATCGCCGCCCTCAGGTTCTCTGGGAACTTGGGGAACACCTTAAGGAGGGACTGTGGGCCACCCGTCGATGATGCCATCGCGACAACTGTCCTAGCTGGGGTGCTGGGCTTCCTAACTTTGCTCTTCTGTGCCCTCAGGAGCCTCGTTCTTCGGAGTTCAAGGAAGCGCCTTGGAACCTTAGCTGCCTCCCTTATCTTGGAGATTATGTCATCCTTCATTTCCTTCATGTTAATGGAAATAGACGAACTTGGCTTGGGGATGAAGTCAATCGCGCCGTACTCAAGGGCCTTTATTGTTGCATCCGCCCCTTCTTGTGTTAGGGCGCTCACCATTATTACCGGCGTTGGGAACTGCCTCATTATCACCCTGAGGGCATCAAGGCCGTTCATGCGGGGCATCTCAATGTCAAGGGTAACGACGTCCGGTTTGTGAACCTTGACCGCATTTATTGCCTCTACTCCGTCCCTCGCTTCACAGCAGACCTCAAGCTCGGGATCGGAGTTGATTATATCCCTGAGTATCTTTCTCATGAAGGCGGAGTCATCGACGACGAGCACCCTACGTTTCCTATTGGATGAGTTCAGCGGCATCATTATTCACCCTACCTAACTCGAGAGTACGCGGTTTATCTCTTCCAGCACTTTAGGCGCTTGAAACGGCTTGACGATGTAGCCCGAAGCTCCTGCCTTAAGGGCCTCCATGACCTTGCCTTCCTGTCCAACCGCGGTTATCATGATTATCTTAGCGTTGGGATCGAGTTTCTTTATCTCCTGAACGGCGCTTATACCGTCCATCTCGGGCATGACTATGTCCATCGTCATCACGTCTGGGCTGAGTTCCTGGTACCTCTGGACAGCCTCCTTACCGTTTCCAGCTTCCCCGACAACCTGGTGCCCGCCCTGCGTCAGTATCTTCTTCAGGAGCATGCGCATAAACGCGGCATCATCTACCACCAAAACCCGTGCCATGCTTCTTCACCTCCAGGTTCTTGCGATATATCCTTGCGACGAGGTCGTACAATTTGAACAGCCTTGCGGCGTTGCCGAGTATGGTCTCGGTCTTGCCGAGGATCAGATAACCGTGATCCTCAAGGGAGTCGTAGAGTTTAGCAAACACCTCTTCCTGGGCGTCCCTCTTGACGTAGATGAGAACGTTCCGGATGAATATGACGTCGAAGCCCTTCGGATACTTCGAGCCGAAGAGGTTGAATTGCTGAAATTTCACGAGTCTCTTAACCTTGGGGGCTATGCGGTAGCGCTCGTCGCTCACCCTTGTGAAGTACTTGGGTATCATGTGCCTTGGGGTCTGCTTCTCCACAACGTCCGCTGGATATTCTCCGCGCATGGCCGTTGCCAGGGCCTCCCTGTCTATATCCGTGGCGAGTATCTGAGCCCTGAATCCACCGAGGCTCTCGCCGAGTGCCTCGTAGAGGGTCATCGCTATCGAGTAAGGCTCCTGTCCGGTGGAGCAGGCAGCACTCCATATCCTTATCAGGCCGTTGTGGTGCTCCTTCTTGTACTTCACAAGCTCGGGGATTACCTTCTTCTCAAAGGCTTTCCACACCACCGGATCCCTGAAGAACTCGGTCACGTTTATTGCAACCGTGAGGAGCAACTCATCAAGCTCCTGTTTGTTGGTCTTGATTATTCTGTAATACTCGAGGTAATCCTTCACCCCGAGCTTCCTCATCCTTGCCCTTATGCGCCTCATCAGGTATGTGTCCTTGTAGGCGTCACTGCTAACCTTGAGGTGCCTGAACAGCTCGACCTTGATCTTCACGTACCCGGGGTCCTTTACGTCCATCATCTTGCCATGCATCCCCTTGGGTTCTATCCCAAACTAACACCATACCATTGCAAACTTTACAGAAATTCTATGAGTGCCCGGCATAAAAATCTTTATGTGTAGATGGTTGTGTAGGTGCATAGGTAGGCCATTACGCCGCGCTTTGCTATTAACATAACGCGTATAATAGGTTATTATCTACATGCGAAAATCTTTTATCTATTGCCATTCATTGATAGATAGTGAGATACCGGAGGTGCACCCCATGAATCGCATTACAGTAATCACTTCGGTAGCTTCAGTTTCCATCCTTACACTCCTCGGTGCCCTTTGGTCGCCCCTCGCGGGACTCGCCCTTGGACTTGCTTCCGTCCTTCCCGTTGCGTTCTACGTAATGCGCCCCGCTGAGGGGTCTGGAGATGCTCTCACAGCCGTCGAAAAGCTCCTCCTCGGTGAAACACCCGACCTCTCAGGGTTTGATCGGAACACTACTGAGAGACTCCTCAAGATCGAGGACGCCATAGATGCAATAAAACGCCGGAGGATTGAGGTGAGGCATGAGGGTGCACCCAAAGGACTTGAGGAGGCACTAAATGCCTTTGAAGAGGTGCATCAGAAGCTGTCCTCCCTCGTTCCTTCATTGAGTATTAACATGGATGCTGATGAAGCGGATGTTGGTGGTGTCCTTGAGAAGGAGCGCTCAACCATCGCTGAACTTGGCGATTACATTCAGACGCTGACCGCTGGTATAGAAGAGATGAACACCCAGTCCCAGGCCCTCACGGATTACGCCCTCGAAACTGCCAAC of Thermococcus sp. contains these proteins:
- a CDS encoding chemotaxis protein CheA; translated protein: MEDLSQYLDEFLADARDRIDSLSNAILSLEKIVKEGGSEEEKKTMIDQIFRDAHTLKGTAATMGFMTLSKVAHKMENLFDLVRSGKVEPTPKLIDVLLEFLDVIEGMVNNIEEEGNEGDFDIEELFEKAQKFFEGGGEQKKETPEEKSPAEDGEKPTEEAPPENMPVYRLKVYFYKDAQLRGVRAFLILSDLDELGEILDTKPERKVIEDGKADVDVLEFIIATEESSEKLKEVVTRHPEVEKAEVEEYSPEPPKVEEKGEESDEVNVYTVTVYLQKDAPLKGVRSYLVLQDLEKLGMVKRTLPEVSGIQNGDLIDGYYFKVLLKTGVSPGDIEKVVRKHPDVENVRVEKGEAIEVNEKKEKVEAKTEKKLSKTKKSNKGIPTPKVKVSKIIKVDVAHLDRLMNLVGELVITKGRLEQIAERLGDRELLETLSTLSRLLTELQDEIMEMRLTPVAEVFNKFPRMVRELARKMGKEVEFVIEGADIEVDRTILDKLGDVLVHLLRNAIDHGIEPPKEREATGKPRVGRVELIAKRERSHVEIIVRDDGRGIDPNKIKAKAIEKGLITPEQAAEMSDEEAINLIFLPGFSTKEQVTDVSGRGVGMDVVKDVVKSLNGTISVKSEVGKGSTFVLKLPVSMAIIQALLVEVQGEIYAVPINNILESIEIKRENLKSIGGKEVIVLRGEIIPVVMLHELFGLAVEEKPEFPAIVIDLGAQKIAIGVDELLHKKDIVIKSLGKMLSHINGFAGATILGDGSVVLIIEINGLLGGGRSGI
- a CDS encoding chemotaxis protein CheC — its product is MSHKSWFSDWYQDIFREASNIAMSHALTALSNMIGEMEMEPPEVQVVPRAQFLAALASKGISNSFVVIFDITEGLGGLTILQFPKESAKSLVSLLIGMDPGDEGIDEMGRSAIMEIGNILISVYTDILAKLIEEPVSLSPPKPAEGLYDVEKELSRPDLRDVEDVILFKTRFYQENTGVESLFYLVPTKDAFDKLVGKLEAQVKETEEAVPEGGDKGGGSAPEEEPAAEEKAQMNEEAGEG
- a CDS encoding chemotaxis response regulator protein-glutamate methylesterase is translated as MPLNSSNRKRRVLVVDDSAFMRKILRDIINSDPELEVCCEARDGVEAINAVKVHKPDVVTLDIEMPRMNGLDALRVIMRQFPTPVIMVSALTQEGADATIKALEYGAIDFIPKPSSSISINMKEMKDDIISKIREAAKVPRRFLELRRTRLLRAQKSKVRKPSTPARTVVAMASSTGGPQSLLKVFPKFPENLRAAILLVQHMPPGFTRSFAKRLDGLSKVNVKEAEDGESIQENWAYVAPGDYHMEVQLRAGKPVITLNKKPKMHGVRPAADPMMITASEAFGRRTVGVVMTGMGRDGAQGIVAIKKRGGIAIAQNKETSIIFGMPKAAIETGMVDYVVPLGKIAETVVMAVNKVNRGGAGGRPFTVSR
- a CDS encoding methyl-accepting chemotaxis protein; amino-acid sequence: MEFRKKVLGIMVVALLLVTAIAAGMMLYAGNHMANAIGKKMQPVVGEQAKEVVTAKSQGIADQFEGFFQSVEMLGRATAELTVISLNELKDEGVNFGAPGYADKLRPILLEHLKVIAEAQPKLSAVYFGDVNGNMFIYPKVKLPQGYDPRVRPWYKDALAKNSPVWSEPYKDASTGKWVVTFSMPVYYNGKLVGVIGLDVFIDELTKMIDNVKIGDTGYAFVVGQNGLVYMHPNHDYIMKLNVFKEPSLKPIANIIKSGQDHAVVTYTWNGVTAVAAGTKIPSTGWYVFSKVPLSEISKGTIEVVNNTKNTMTESAILITTILSIIALIMVFITYKLVDSSLKPLEQLRDVAQALAEGRLSEVNERLKRIHYIEDDEIGALIKAFEAVGKDLVGTLDTIASKLERLSEGDLSNGLSIEARGELRDILEDLRDTTHKLKGLIAEVVHVTDELEKRANVLTQISTDVTEAINQVNEAVQQVSVEAQRQQENINEITEGMRFVAESSAESVRAMGEFEEAVGEVVSIANEGREKGETSVRQIESIQETMNKIEGAVTKVAEMSRSIEEITNVITNIAEQTNLLALNAAIEAARAGEAGRGFAVVAQEIRKLAEESKSAADNIKNIIDQITTEIHDAVTSTETGVNVVGESAGTLRETINYLTNIADLLQDASGRMGEVKEQIVRTQDEVDKALKSLENLAASAEETTASAEEVSSAVEEQTAATEELHRAANDLKNIVQNLREIISRFKL
- a CDS encoding chemotaxis protein CheD, whose protein sequence is MQEIKVGIGDYAVGKKVGIISTYGLGSCVGITLYDRISKVGGLLHALLPEASYYGNKGNPAKYVDTGLQLLIKDIQKLGGNPRRTEAKLFGGAHMFTNVSNEKLMIGKRNVEVAKMELKKLGIRLVAEDTGGQGGRTIYLDLSTGKVKTRKVSNGKVLEKTY
- a CDS encoding response regulator, producing MARVLVVDDAAFMRMLLKKILTQGGHQVVGEAGNGKEAVQRYQELSPDVMTMDIVMPEMDGISAVQEIKKLDPNAKIIMITAVGQEGKVMEALKAGASGYIVKPFQAPKVLEEINRVLSS
- a CDS encoding chemotaxis protein CheC; this translates as MASEEDYEGYIKNLDEFAKSALVETFNIGASRAADTLSQMTGLTVNITVPQIEVSLIKNVPEKVGEDIKIAVYIGLSGGFSGHAFFFIDFGDALKMFDMMMGMPPGSTTEFNEMVQSAIMGGGNILISAFANALSEFLGAEIEQTPPDLAIDFTPAILDFALADIGQHCDYTILLRTQITMESVEFKEHFMILPNLESMKRIVETLLGGFV
- a CDS encoding protein-glutamate O-methyltransferase CheR, with translation MMDVKDPGYVKIKVELFRHLKVSSDAYKDTYLMRRIRARMRKLGVKDYLEYYRIIKTNKQELDELLLTVAINVTEFFRDPVVWKAFEKKVIPELVKYKKEHHNGLIRIWSAACSTGQEPYSIAMTLYEALGESLGGFRAQILATDIDREALATAMRGEYPADVVEKQTPRHMIPKYFTRVSDERYRIAPKVKRLVKFQQFNLFGSKYPKGFDVIFIRNVLIYVKRDAQEEVFAKLYDSLEDHGYLILGKTETILGNAARLFKLYDLVARIYRKNLEVKKHGTGFGGR